A genomic window from Megalobrama amblycephala isolate DHTTF-2021 linkage group LG2, ASM1881202v1, whole genome shotgun sequence includes:
- the LOC125262797 gene encoding NAD(P)(+)--arginine ADP-ribosyltransferase 2-like → MLLIIEALLLILAALGQDHRAAASVEGQIFPLDMALDSVDDQYMGCRKKMEELVETKYLKNELKKSPDFNTAWKKGEDFVNNRNDTNLQKNHAIAIYVYSDTTVYEYFNPATRRDKERYKHKTYEWYSLHFLLTNAIHILKKTQNQCYSTYRGTKVEFYKYVLNKEIRFGSFTSSSLDIKVGQRFGNVSCFEIHTCEGADVTKYSKLPHEKEVLIPPYETFKVTDVKTKEEQKDLWCDTVFTLESTGTRSDLNCALFKKPPKTKTMYYVL, encoded by the exons ATGCTGCTGATCATTGAAGCTCTTCTTCTCATTTTAGCTGCTCTAGGACAG GATCACAGAGCTGCTGCTTCTGTTGAAGGACAGATATTTCCACTGGATATGGCACTGGATTCTGTTGATGATCAATATATGGGCTGTAGAAAGAAAATGGAAGAACTGGTGGAGACAAAATATCTAAAGAATGAACTCAAAAAATCACCTGATTTTAATACAGCTTGGAAAAAAGGGGAAGATTTTGTCAACAACCGAAATGATACAAACTTGCAAAAGAATCATGCAATCGCCATTTATGTGTACAGTGATACTACTGTATATGAGTACTTCAATCCTGCCACTCGTCGTGATAAAGAGCGGTACAAACACAAGACATACGAATGGTATTCACTTCACTTTCTGTTAACAAATGCAATACATAtcctgaaaaaaacacaaaatcaatGCTATTCAACTTATCGTGGTACAAAAGTTGAATTTTATAAGTATGTTCTGAACAAAGAGATTCGTTTTGGCTCATTTACATCCTCCTCTCTTGATATTAAAGTAGGACAACGTTTTGGAAATGTGTCTTGTTTTGAAATCCACACATGTGAAGGTGCTGATGTGACTAAATATTCTAAGCTTCCTCATGAGAAAGAGGTGCTGATTCCTCCATATGAGACGTTTAAAGTCACTGATGTCAAAACAAAAGAAGAGCAGAAAGATCTCTGGTGTGACACTGTGTTCACTTTGGAAAGCACTGGAACAAGAAGTGACCTGAACTGTGCTCTGTTCAAGAAACCACCCAAGACCAAAACAATGTACTATGTGCTTTGA